A window from Branchiostoma lanceolatum isolate klBraLanc5 chromosome 9, klBraLanc5.hap2, whole genome shotgun sequence encodes these proteins:
- the LOC136441794 gene encoding folylpolyglutamate synthase, mitochondrial-like isoform X1 translates to MAMKCAGCVLVRPLSRETWRRRHFFSRANTSWPTSVSRSAGDASDRAVSLPGGRAMLHAWPVTVRGCVGNVLRSGRGRGRVGVVPAAIASCRRYHMDRGSGYEEAVQTLNTLQTNAQTLERIRRERGRNAHNSLPQMQSFMDRIGITLDELDGLSVIHVSGTKGKGSVCAMCESILRSHGYKTGFYSSPHLVQVRERIRINGQPISRDDFSKYFWSCYNRLAQTKDDHNGTMPAYFRFLTLMAFHVFIEEKVDVAVIEVGIGGAYDCTNIVRSPIVCGITSLGLDHLPLLGDTIDKIAWHKAGIIKTGIPAFTVEQPEGAIEVIVNQAKEVKAPLHLSPSLDLYNWEGREAKLGLPGDHQRINATLALQLCHTWLQRRAETQGLDSIANGELEAMSRSSSEGASSSENEEDKDGDVRVPTAKPFAISERFAQGLAGKCVESCLWPGRSQTLKRGNVTYYLDGAHTQRSVQVCVKWFRETALMEEKKIDGPVARVLLFNVTGDRNPLSLLKLLMPCQFDCAVFSPNIAYLDVGASADQTNYTVTHETQLSRCTVEKTLWEELHQQDAIQSEVPLQTRSPVDHHQSGDGLQVDYVEKACSTSNGPIKRVQVGAGGSGPSKFYCTDSTIVAGNSKDLTSSSQENANSAKARVFPCISDTLSWIQHGKDKQLSRSNSSQSHPHSSLDEAVHIQVLITGSLHLIGGALKVLDPTMSD, encoded by the exons ATGGCAATGAAATGTGCAGGTTGCGTCTTGGTTCGGCCACTTTCCCGCGAAACCTGGCGGAGAAGGCACTTCTTCAGTCGCGCCAACACTTCCTGGCCAACATCGGTCTCAAGAAGCGCCGGGGACGCCTCCGACCGCGCCGTTTCCTTGCCGGGAGGGCGGGCGATGCTGCACGCGTGGCCGGTTACAGTTCGAGGTTGTGTCGGTAACGTGTTGAGGTCGGGGCGCGGGCGGGGGAGAGTCGGTGTTGTCCCGGCGGCGATCGCGAGCTGTAGACGGTACCACATGGATCGGGGGTCGGGTTACGAG gAGGCGGTGCAGACGTTGAACACCCTCCAGACCAATGCCCAGACCCTGGAGAGGATCCGGAGGGAGAGGGGGAGGAATGCTCACAACAGTCTCCCCCAGATGCAGTCCTTCATGGACAGGATCGGGATCACA TTGGATGAGCTTGACGGGTTGTCAGTGATCCATGTGAGCGGTACCAAGGGAAAG GGCTCTGTGTGTGCCATGTGTGAGAGCATCTTACGCTCTCATGGGTACAAAACTGGCTTCTACAG TTCACCACATTTAGTTCAGGTTAGGGAACGGATCAGGATAAACGGCCAGCCCATCTCCAGGGACGACTTCAGCAAGTACTTCTGGTCCTGCTACAACAGGCTGGCACAGACTAAG GATGACCACAATGGCACCATGCCAGCGTATTTCCGGTTCCTCACCCTCATGGCCTTCCATGTGTTTATAGAAGAAAAG GTTGATGTTGCAGTGATAGAAGTTGGAATAGGTGGAGCCTATGACTGTACAAATATAGTCAG ATCTCCTATAGTCTGTGGGATCACTTCCCTGGGTCTGGATCATCTACCTCTCCTGGGGGACACCATAGACAAGATCGCCTGGCACAAGGCTGGCAtcatcaag ACTGGCATCCCCGCCTTTACAGTGGAACAGCCCGAAGGAGCCATAGAAGTCATAGTCAATCAGGCCAAAGAAGTCAAG GCACCGTTGCACCTGAGTCCCAGTCTGGACCTGTATAACTGGGAGGGTCGTGAGGCCAAGCTGGGTCTTCCCGGGGACCACCAGCGGATCAACGCTACCCTGGCCCTCCAACTGTGCCACACATGGCTGCAGAGAAGGGCAGAAACTCAGGGATTAGACAGCA TAGCCAATGGGGAGCTGGAGGCCATGAGTAGAAGTAGTAGTGAGGGAGCCAGCAGTTCAGAAAATGAGGAGGACAAAGACGGAGATGTCAGGGTCCCCACAGCCAAGCCGTTCGCCATCTCTGAGCGTTTTGCTCAAGGTTTGGCAGGGAAAT GTGTGGAGTCTTGTCTGTGGCCAGGTCGTAGTCAGACGCTGAAGCGGGGCAACGTTACGTACTACCTCGATGGCGCCCACACTCAGCGGAGCGTCCAGGTCTGCGTGAAGTGGTTCCGCGAGACGGCTCTGATGGAGGAGAAGAAAATCGACGGACCGGTGGCGAGGGTTCTCCTCTTTAACGTCACAGGGGACAGGAACCCGCTGTCTCTACTGAAACTTCTCATG CCCTGCCAGTTTGACTGTGCCGTGTTCAGCCCCAACATTGCGTACTTGGACGTAGGAGCATCAGCAG ATCAAACCAACTACACAGTTACCCATGAGACACAGCTCTCGAGATGTACGGTGGAGAAGACTCTGTGGGAGGAGCTTCACCAACAGGATGCCATCCAATCAGAAGTGCCCTTACAAACCAGGAGTCCTGTGGACCACCACCAATCAGGAGACGGGTTACAGGTGGATTATGTAGAGAAGGCATGTTCTACCTCAAATGGGCCAATCAAAAGGGTGCAAGTTGGCGCCGGTGGGTCTGGGCCATCCAAGTTTTATTGCACAGACAGTACTATTGTAGCGGGAAACAGCAAAGATcttacatcatcatcacaagAAAATGCAAACTCCGCCAAAGCTCGGGTGTTCCCCTGCATCAGCGATACTCTGTCCTGGATACAGCATGGTAAGGACAAGCAGCTCTCAAGGTCGAACTCTTCACAGAGCCATCCTCACTCCTCATTGGACGAGGCTGTTCACATCCAGGTGCTCATAACTGGTAGCTTGCATCTGATTGGTGGAGCCCTGAAGGTCCTGGATCCAACTATGTCGGATTAG
- the LOC136441794 gene encoding folylpolyglutamate synthase, mitochondrial-like isoform X2 produces the protein MAMKCAGCVLVRPLSRETWRRRHFFSRANTSWPTSVSRSAGDASDRAVSLPGGRAMLHAWPVTVRGCVGNVLRSGRGRGRVGVVPAAIASCRRYHMDRGSGYEEAVQTLNTLQTNAQTLERIRRERGRNAHNSLPQMQSFMDRIGITLDELDGLSVIHVSGTKGKGSVCAMCESILRSHGYKTGFYSSPHLVQVRERIRINGQPISRDDFSKYFWSCYNRLAQTKDDHNGTMPAYFRFLTLMAFHVFIEEKVDVAVIEVGIGGAYDCTNIVRSPIVCGITSLGLDHLPLLGDTIDKIAWHKAGIIKTGIPAFTVEQPEGAIEVIVNQAKEVKAPLHLSPSLDLYNWEGREAKLGLPGDHQRINATLALQLCHTWLQRRAETQGLDSIANGELEAMSRSSSEGASSSENEEDKDGDVRVPTAKPFAISERFAQGVESCLWPGRSQTLKRGNVTYYLDGAHTQRSVQVCVKWFRETALMEEKKIDGPVARVLLFNVTGDRNPLSLLKLLMPCQFDCAVFSPNIAYLDVGASADQTNYTVTHETQLSRCTVEKTLWEELHQQDAIQSEVPLQTRSPVDHHQSGDGLQVDYVEKACSTSNGPIKRVQVGAGGSGPSKFYCTDSTIVAGNSKDLTSSSQENANSAKARVFPCISDTLSWIQHGKDKQLSRSNSSQSHPHSSLDEAVHIQVLITGSLHLIGGALKVLDPTMSD, from the exons ATGGCAATGAAATGTGCAGGTTGCGTCTTGGTTCGGCCACTTTCCCGCGAAACCTGGCGGAGAAGGCACTTCTTCAGTCGCGCCAACACTTCCTGGCCAACATCGGTCTCAAGAAGCGCCGGGGACGCCTCCGACCGCGCCGTTTCCTTGCCGGGAGGGCGGGCGATGCTGCACGCGTGGCCGGTTACAGTTCGAGGTTGTGTCGGTAACGTGTTGAGGTCGGGGCGCGGGCGGGGGAGAGTCGGTGTTGTCCCGGCGGCGATCGCGAGCTGTAGACGGTACCACATGGATCGGGGGTCGGGTTACGAG gAGGCGGTGCAGACGTTGAACACCCTCCAGACCAATGCCCAGACCCTGGAGAGGATCCGGAGGGAGAGGGGGAGGAATGCTCACAACAGTCTCCCCCAGATGCAGTCCTTCATGGACAGGATCGGGATCACA TTGGATGAGCTTGACGGGTTGTCAGTGATCCATGTGAGCGGTACCAAGGGAAAG GGCTCTGTGTGTGCCATGTGTGAGAGCATCTTACGCTCTCATGGGTACAAAACTGGCTTCTACAG TTCACCACATTTAGTTCAGGTTAGGGAACGGATCAGGATAAACGGCCAGCCCATCTCCAGGGACGACTTCAGCAAGTACTTCTGGTCCTGCTACAACAGGCTGGCACAGACTAAG GATGACCACAATGGCACCATGCCAGCGTATTTCCGGTTCCTCACCCTCATGGCCTTCCATGTGTTTATAGAAGAAAAG GTTGATGTTGCAGTGATAGAAGTTGGAATAGGTGGAGCCTATGACTGTACAAATATAGTCAG ATCTCCTATAGTCTGTGGGATCACTTCCCTGGGTCTGGATCATCTACCTCTCCTGGGGGACACCATAGACAAGATCGCCTGGCACAAGGCTGGCAtcatcaag ACTGGCATCCCCGCCTTTACAGTGGAACAGCCCGAAGGAGCCATAGAAGTCATAGTCAATCAGGCCAAAGAAGTCAAG GCACCGTTGCACCTGAGTCCCAGTCTGGACCTGTATAACTGGGAGGGTCGTGAGGCCAAGCTGGGTCTTCCCGGGGACCACCAGCGGATCAACGCTACCCTGGCCCTCCAACTGTGCCACACATGGCTGCAGAGAAGGGCAGAAACTCAGGGATTAGACAGCA TAGCCAATGGGGAGCTGGAGGCCATGAGTAGAAGTAGTAGTGAGGGAGCCAGCAGTTCAGAAAATGAGGAGGACAAAGACGGAGATGTCAGGGTCCCCACAGCCAAGCCGTTCGCCATCTCTGAGCGTTTTGCTCAAG GTGTGGAGTCTTGTCTGTGGCCAGGTCGTAGTCAGACGCTGAAGCGGGGCAACGTTACGTACTACCTCGATGGCGCCCACACTCAGCGGAGCGTCCAGGTCTGCGTGAAGTGGTTCCGCGAGACGGCTCTGATGGAGGAGAAGAAAATCGACGGACCGGTGGCGAGGGTTCTCCTCTTTAACGTCACAGGGGACAGGAACCCGCTGTCTCTACTGAAACTTCTCATG CCCTGCCAGTTTGACTGTGCCGTGTTCAGCCCCAACATTGCGTACTTGGACGTAGGAGCATCAGCAG ATCAAACCAACTACACAGTTACCCATGAGACACAGCTCTCGAGATGTACGGTGGAGAAGACTCTGTGGGAGGAGCTTCACCAACAGGATGCCATCCAATCAGAAGTGCCCTTACAAACCAGGAGTCCTGTGGACCACCACCAATCAGGAGACGGGTTACAGGTGGATTATGTAGAGAAGGCATGTTCTACCTCAAATGGGCCAATCAAAAGGGTGCAAGTTGGCGCCGGTGGGTCTGGGCCATCCAAGTTTTATTGCACAGACAGTACTATTGTAGCGGGAAACAGCAAAGATcttacatcatcatcacaagAAAATGCAAACTCCGCCAAAGCTCGGGTGTTCCCCTGCATCAGCGATACTCTGTCCTGGATACAGCATGGTAAGGACAAGCAGCTCTCAAGGTCGAACTCTTCACAGAGCCATCCTCACTCCTCATTGGACGAGGCTGTTCACATCCAGGTGCTCATAACTGGTAGCTTGCATCTGATTGGTGGAGCCCTGAAGGTCCTGGATCCAACTATGTCGGATTAG